In Propionispora vibrioides, the following proteins share a genomic window:
- the addB gene encoding helicase-exonuclease AddAB subunit AddB: MGMTIVLGGAGTGKSHWCREAIRQRLRQSAEGQPLLLLLPEHATFQAEWELAKTPGLFGFARAHVLGFRRFAHRVLLETGGAVRPHITELGKKLVLSRLLREHRDELTVFRQAAGQRSFAETLAGMIKEFKAYAVEPEALLAAQQGLQPSPLTDKLRDLYLLYHDFEVFMQSKYTDPEDFLQLLADNLEQSSLTQGAEVWLDGFSWFNPREMTVLARLCRTAAAVTVTLCLPEPDAAVHQEETGIFHRQWNTLNKLRLLAAECGIPIREVVLPPGRRFVAQPELAHLEQHLFRFPAPVWQQAAPVLLLAEAANRRVEVEGMARDMIARCREDGYRWREMAVLLRDMESYSELVETVLTDYQIPFFSDRHRQAVHHPLAELIRSALETVTGRWNYEAVFRCLKTDFFPLPREAIDQLENYVLEFGIGGSLWTKPEPWRFVRRFSLGEEAELNDSQLDYLDAIHASRLAVSAPLLALSDRLKQAGQVRELAAAVYYFLEELQVPEQVENWAARDEQAGELDSAREHRQIWAAVVELLEQVVETCGDLTMTAEDFLALLQDGLDSLRLQLIPPGLDHVTIADLEQNTVDNVRAVYVLGVNDGVLPRRGRGEGLLSDQDRALMASSGVELAPGAAADNFAERYTVYTALTRSRQRLWVSYPLADEEGKGLTPSLLIKRLRQLFPRLPLTTLPAEPPEKRASEYIAQPQRSVAALVAAIRRFKTGEVIQPVYWDVYNWALGRPELRSYLELAVAGLFHNNQALPLSRELAGQLYPHNKKLRGSVTRLESFRACPFRHFAQYGLTLKERAVFRLQPLDLGQFLHAALKAFGEQAVQSGRGWGEIGDDECRTICGQIVGELIPKLQNEILLSTGQYRHITRRLEGTVKRAVQRLVEFDRASGFKPVALEQSFGQGQADLPALVYSLSGGLELELVGQIDRLDCVLHNNSYYILVIDYKSGGAWLTLPEVYYGLKLQLLTYLLAARGAGQLLFAGKDCRPAGVLYYFLKNPSLAGQTALSPEQIQKALNQQLKMPGWVVDDLEIIRLLDRQMDSRSDFLKLALKKDGTVYSNCLAYVRSEDEFTLLLQHMEQVLIRTGEAIMDGQVGIEPYQLQQQSPCGYCRYRPVCQFDESLPENQYRKLPAVTDEIIWRDLGGKGDPS; this comes from the coding sequence ATGGGTATGACAATTGTGCTGGGCGGTGCCGGCACGGGGAAAAGCCACTGGTGCCGGGAAGCCATTCGCCAGCGATTGCGGCAGTCGGCCGAGGGACAGCCGTTGCTGCTCTTGTTGCCGGAACATGCCACCTTCCAGGCCGAGTGGGAACTGGCCAAAACCCCCGGCCTATTCGGCTTTGCCAGGGCTCATGTCCTGGGTTTCCGCCGGTTCGCGCACCGGGTACTTTTGGAGACCGGCGGTGCGGTACGGCCGCATATTACCGAACTGGGTAAGAAACTGGTGCTGAGCCGGCTGCTGCGAGAGCACCGGGATGAACTGACTGTTTTCCGGCAGGCCGCCGGTCAGCGGTCTTTTGCCGAAACGCTGGCCGGCATGATCAAAGAATTCAAGGCTTATGCCGTCGAACCGGAGGCGCTCTTGGCGGCGCAGCAGGGGCTGCAGCCGTCTCCCCTGACGGATAAGCTACGGGACTTATATTTGCTTTATCATGATTTTGAAGTATTTATGCAATCGAAATATACCGATCCGGAGGATTTTCTCCAGCTTTTGGCGGACAATCTGGAGCAGTCTTCGCTGACTCAGGGGGCAGAGGTTTGGCTTGACGGATTTTCCTGGTTTAATCCCCGGGAAATGACCGTGCTGGCCCGGCTGTGCCGTACGGCTGCCGCGGTGACGGTGACGCTTTGCTTACCGGAACCTGATGCCGCCGTTCATCAAGAAGAGACAGGCATCTTTCATCGTCAGTGGAATACGTTGAATAAGCTGCGGCTGCTGGCCGCTGAATGCGGGATTCCCATCCGGGAAGTGGTGCTGCCGCCGGGACGGCGCTTTGTGGCGCAGCCGGAGCTGGCTCATCTGGAGCAGCACTTGTTTCGCTTTCCGGCGCCAGTCTGGCAGCAGGCGGCACCGGTTTTGCTGCTGGCGGAAGCGGCCAACCGCCGGGTGGAGGTGGAAGGCATGGCCCGGGATATGATCGCCCGGTGCCGCGAGGACGGTTACCGCTGGCGGGAGATGGCCGTGCTGCTGCGGGATATGGAAAGTTACTCCGAACTGGTGGAAACGGTGCTGACCGATTATCAGATTCCTTTTTTCAGCGACCGGCATCGCCAGGCGGTGCATCATCCGCTGGCCGAGCTTATCCGTTCGGCTTTGGAGACGGTCACCGGACGCTGGAACTACGAGGCGGTGTTCCGCTGCCTGAAAACCGATTTCTTTCCGCTGCCCCGCGAGGCGATTGACCAGTTGGAAAACTACGTGCTGGAATTTGGCATCGGCGGTTCTCTGTGGACCAAGCCGGAGCCATGGCGTTTTGTCCGGCGCTTCTCACTGGGCGAGGAAGCTGAGCTGAACGACAGTCAGCTTGATTACCTGGACGCTATCCATGCCAGCCGGCTGGCGGTGTCGGCGCCGCTGCTGGCGTTGTCCGACCGGTTAAAGCAGGCCGGACAGGTGCGTGAACTGGCGGCGGCAGTATACTATTTTCTGGAGGAGCTGCAGGTTCCCGAGCAAGTGGAGAACTGGGCTGCCAGAGATGAACAGGCCGGCGAACTTGACAGTGCCCGGGAACACCGTCAGATTTGGGCGGCTGTAGTGGAACTCCTGGAGCAGGTGGTGGAAACCTGCGGTGACTTGACGATGACGGCGGAAGACTTTCTGGCGCTGCTGCAGGACGGCTTGGACAGCCTGCGCCTGCAGCTTATTCCGCCGGGGCTCGATCATGTGACCATTGCCGATCTGGAACAGAATACGGTGGACAATGTCCGGGCGGTCTATGTACTTGGTGTCAATGACGGCGTTTTACCGCGCCGGGGTCGTGGCGAAGGGCTCTTAAGCGACCAGGACAGGGCGCTGATGGCGTCCTCCGGGGTTGAACTGGCACCGGGGGCGGCGGCCGATAATTTCGCCGAACGCTATACCGTCTATACCGCGCTGACCCGGAGCCGGCAGCGCTTGTGGGTGAGCTATCCACTGGCTGACGAAGAGGGCAAGGGTCTGACGCCGTCACTCTTAATCAAGCGCCTGCGCCAGCTTTTTCCCCGCCTGCCGCTTACGACGCTGCCGGCTGAGCCGCCGGAGAAGCGGGCCAGCGAGTATATCGCCCAGCCACAGCGCAGCGTGGCGGCCCTGGTTGCCGCCATTCGCCGCTTCAAAACCGGTGAGGTCATTCAGCCGGTGTACTGGGATGTCTACAACTGGGCGCTGGGCCGGCCTGAACTGCGTTCTTATCTGGAGCTGGCGGTGGCCGGGCTGTTTCATAACAATCAGGCGTTGCCGCTCAGCCGGGAACTGGCCGGGCAATTGTATCCCCATAACAAGAAACTGCGGGGCAGCGTAACCCGCCTGGAAAGCTTCCGGGCCTGTCCGTTCCGCCATTTCGCCCAGTATGGGCTTACCCTTAAGGAACGGGCCGTTTTTCGCCTGCAGCCGCTCGACTTAGGACAGTTTTTGCATGCGGCGTTAAAGGCCTTTGGCGAACAGGCGGTGCAAAGCGGCCGTGGCTGGGGTGAGATCGGTGATGACGAATGCCGGACCATCTGTGGCCAGATTGTGGGGGAACTGATTCCTAAGCTGCAAAATGAGATTTTGTTAAGCACCGGCCAATACCGCCATATTACCCGTCGACTGGAGGGTACGGTCAAGCGGGCCGTGCAGCGGCTGGTGGAATTCGACCGGGCCAGCGGTTTTAAGCCGGTGGCGCTGGAGCAATCCTTCGGCCAGGGCCAGGCCGACTTGCCGGCACTGGTTTATTCCCTGTCCGGCGGATTGGAGCTCGAGCTGGTAGGGCAGATTGACCGCCTGGACTGCGTGCTTCACAACAACAGTTATTATATTCTGGTCATTGACTATAAATCGGGCGGCGCCTGGCTGACCCTGCCCGAGGTGTACTACGGTCTGAAGCTGCAGCTTTTGACCTATCTGCTGGCGGCGCGGGGCGCCGGACAGCTTTTGTTTGCCGGTAAGGACTGCCGGCCGGCCGGAGTATTGTATTACTTCCTGAAAAATCCCAGCCTGGCGGGTCAGACGGCGCTGTCGCCCGAGCAGATTCAAAAGGCGCTTAATCAGCAGCTTAAAATGCCGGGCTGGGTGGTCGACGACCTGGAGATCATCCGGCTGCTGGACCGGCAGATGGACAGCCGGTCGGACTTTTTAAAGCTGGCGCTGAAAAAAGACGGCACTGTTTACAGCAACTGTCTGGCCTATGTACGGAGCGAGGACGAATTCACCCTGCTGCTGCAACATATGGAGCAGGTGCTGATCCGTACCGGCGAGGCGATTATGGACGGGCAGGTCGGCATTGAACCGTATCAGCTTCAGCAGCAGTCGCCCTGCGGTTATTGCCGCTACCGGCCGGTTTGCCAGTTTGATGAAAGCCTGCCGGAAAACCAGTACCGGAAGCTGCCGGCAGTGACCGACGAAATCATTTGGCGCGATTTAGGCGGAAAGGGGGATCCATCATGA
- the addA gene encoding helicase-exonuclease AddAB subunit AddA, with product MSWSKEQLAAINTRDKQILVAAAAGSGKTSVLVERIISRVLDEAAPLDLDRLLVVTFTNAAAAEMRGRIGAALTKALAERPQSSHLQRQLVLLNAATISTIHAFCQSIVRQNFHLLELDPKFRVAGEAEVRLLKADVLEAVFEQRYNADDPEFFQFVEHYGDGHDDSGLYQLVLALYEFSRSHPWPEYWLRSLEQAFCLPGAAGLEDTPWPAILREKIALELEQARQSLVMLSREAEQPGQPDTYVDTFEADQKLLDHIIRAAKQSWTALRECLTTADFGKLPSVKGLDKAVRDYYQKGRQKAKDAVQQIQGLYFSRQDEEFMADLRRVAPLVTALTGLVTQFGEAYSQAKRQRALVDFNDLEHLCLQVLLADGAAPDEVLPSPAAKALREKFAEIMVDEYQDTNGVQETILRLLVRDEGAGLFLVGDVKQSIYRFRLAEPGLFLEKYRTYPTRGEGYCRIDLSRNFRSRPGVLAAINFLFCQIMAPRVAELEYGEAERLNPGPGYPPADGPVLDGPVEVCLIDRESQPLPDDDSRPEADEADPAGEEAAGPDEVSGFELEARLIARQITSYMKGGYQVYDKELQAYRPLAWRDIVVLLRSVKGKAAVLQDTLKKADIPVYAEVEGGYFREIEVQVLLSLLSVIDNPRQDIHLAGVLRSPLVGLGAAELARIRLARPGELWEAVTAYAETAGGDDPALQQKLAAFLERLAGWRNLSRRKGVPELIWQIYRDTGYYDYVGGMPGGLLRQANLRALYDRARQYETTNFRGLFRFLRFIERMQDKGTDLAVARALGEGEDVVRIMSIHKSKGLEFPLVFVADLGKQINLQDSRGLMLCHKTLGIGPFVTNPELRYRYPTLARHAIAHQLNMETKAEEMRILYVALTRAREKLVLVGTVNKLAERAKAWCQAAGSAVRQLPDGLLAGAKTYLDWLGPALVRHAAGEKLRDLAGWEGVLAVDWSEYLSDWQLELYPAAVLTDPTATDPAAWPFMQQVRQLAPVPAGDDPAAVARRLEWRYPQATVVGKAAKLSVTEIKRRFDSPEDGGEGQQRLLGLKPAFVRPGFIQTGKKLTAAEAGTLLHLVMQHIDYQGDVSPAGIAAQVEAMVHRQLLLAEQAVAVPSAAIAGFFSGELGLRLRHAARVRRELPFSMVLPAGEFYPELAGQEEGIFVQGVVDMLFDEPDGLVLVDYKTDRGKDREALATQYRIQLELYARAMTGILKLPVKEKYIYSFYLEDIILVD from the coding sequence ATGAGCTGGTCAAAGGAACAGTTGGCGGCCATCAACACCAGAGACAAACAGATTCTGGTAGCCGCGGCGGCCGGATCGGGCAAGACATCGGTCCTGGTTGAACGGATTATCAGCCGTGTTCTGGACGAGGCGGCGCCTTTGGACTTGGACCGTCTGCTGGTCGTGACCTTTACCAATGCGGCGGCGGCCGAAATGCGCGGTCGCATTGGCGCGGCGCTAACCAAGGCTCTGGCCGAACGGCCTCAGTCAAGTCACTTGCAGCGGCAGTTGGTGCTCTTAAATGCCGCCACTATTTCTACCATTCATGCTTTTTGCCAGAGCATTGTCCGGCAGAATTTTCATCTGCTGGAGCTGGACCCCAAGTTCCGGGTGGCCGGTGAGGCCGAAGTCCGGCTGCTCAAAGCCGATGTATTGGAAGCGGTGTTTGAGCAGCGCTATAATGCCGATGATCCTGAGTTCTTTCAATTTGTGGAGCATTACGGCGATGGCCATGACGACAGCGGACTATATCAACTGGTGCTTGCTTTGTATGAGTTTTCCCGCAGCCATCCCTGGCCGGAGTACTGGCTGCGTTCTTTGGAGCAGGCTTTTTGCCTCCCCGGCGCTGCCGGGCTGGAGGATACGCCCTGGCCGGCGATTTTGCGGGAAAAGATTGCTCTGGAACTGGAGCAGGCCCGGCAATCTCTGGTAATGCTCAGCCGGGAAGCCGAACAGCCAGGCCAGCCGGACACCTATGTAGACACCTTCGAGGCCGATCAAAAACTGTTGGACCATATCATCCGGGCGGCGAAGCAATCCTGGACAGCTCTGCGCGAGTGCCTGACAACCGCTGATTTCGGCAAACTGCCGTCGGTCAAGGGGCTGGATAAGGCGGTCCGGGATTATTATCAAAAGGGACGGCAGAAAGCGAAAGACGCAGTGCAGCAAATCCAGGGTCTTTACTTTTCCCGGCAGGACGAAGAATTTATGGCCGACCTGCGCCGTGTGGCGCCGCTGGTGACGGCCTTGACCGGGCTGGTAACACAGTTTGGCGAAGCCTACAGCCAGGCTAAACGGCAGCGGGCTCTGGTGGACTTTAACGATCTGGAGCATCTATGCCTGCAGGTGCTGCTGGCTGACGGTGCCGCGCCCGATGAAGTGCTGCCGTCGCCGGCGGCTAAGGCTCTGCGGGAAAAGTTTGCCGAGATCATGGTGGATGAGTACCAGGATACCAATGGTGTACAGGAAACCATCCTGCGTTTGCTGGTGCGGGACGAGGGGGCCGGACTCTTTTTGGTCGGTGATGTCAAGCAGAGCATTTACCGCTTCCGGTTGGCCGAACCGGGCTTGTTTCTGGAAAAATACCGGACTTATCCGACCCGGGGCGAAGGCTACTGCCGCATCGATCTGTCCCGCAATTTCCGCAGCCGGCCCGGTGTGCTGGCGGCGATTAATTTTTTGTTCTGTCAGATCATGGCCCCCCGGGTGGCTGAACTGGAATATGGCGAGGCCGAACGGCTCAATCCCGGTCCCGGCTATCCGCCGGCCGACGGTCCGGTGCTGGACGGTCCGGTGGAAGTCTGTCTGATTGACCGGGAGAGTCAGCCTCTGCCTGACGATGACAGCCGGCCGGAAGCGGATGAAGCCGACCCGGCCGGGGAGGAGGCTGCCGGCCCGGATGAGGTCAGCGGTTTTGAACTGGAGGCCCGTCTGATTGCCCGGCAGATTACCTCGTACATGAAGGGCGGCTACCAGGTATACGATAAAGAACTGCAAGCTTACCGGCCACTGGCCTGGCGGGATATTGTCGTCTTGCTCCGGTCGGTCAAGGGAAAGGCGGCCGTGTTGCAGGACACGTTGAAGAAGGCCGATATTCCGGTATATGCCGAAGTAGAGGGTGGTTATTTCCGGGAAATAGAGGTGCAGGTATTACTGTCCCTGCTGTCGGTCATTGATAATCCCCGGCAGGATATCCATCTGGCCGGCGTACTGCGTTCGCCGCTGGTCGGACTGGGTGCCGCCGAACTGGCCAGGATACGTCTGGCCCGGCCGGGTGAATTGTGGGAAGCCGTAACCGCTTATGCCGAAACGGCCGGCGGCGACGATCCGGCTTTGCAGCAAAAACTGGCGGCCTTCTTAGAGCGCCTGGCGGGCTGGCGCAATCTGTCGCGCCGTAAAGGGGTGCCAGAGCTGATCTGGCAAATTTACCGCGACACCGGCTATTACGACTATGTCGGCGGCATGCCGGGCGGCTTGCTGCGCCAGGCCAATTTGCGGGCGCTGTATGACCGGGCCCGCCAATATGAAACCACTAACTTTCGCGGGTTGTTCCGCTTCCTGCGGTTTATTGAGCGGATGCAGGATAAAGGGACCGATCTGGCGGTGGCCCGGGCGCTGGGCGAAGGTGAGGATGTCGTGCGAATTATGAGTATCCACAAAAGCAAGGGACTGGAATTTCCCCTGGTGTTTGTGGCCGATCTGGGCAAGCAGATTAATCTGCAGGACAGCCGGGGCCTGATGCTCTGCCACAAGACGTTAGGGATCGGGCCGTTTGTGACTAATCCTGAACTGCGCTACCGGTACCCAACACTGGCCAGACACGCTATTGCCCATCAACTCAATATGGAAACCAAGGCGGAGGAAATGCGCATTTTGTATGTGGCCCTGACCCGCGCCAGGGAGAAACTGGTGCTGGTCGGTACGGTCAATAAGCTGGCAGAGCGCGCCAAGGCTTGGTGCCAGGCTGCCGGCAGTGCTGTGCGGCAATTGCCGGACGGTCTGCTGGCCGGGGCCAAAACCTATCTGGACTGGCTCGGCCCGGCGCTGGTTCGCCACGCGGCGGGCGAGAAACTGCGGGACTTGGCCGGTTGGGAGGGAGTTCTGGCGGTCGATTGGTCGGAGTATCTGTCCGACTGGCAGCTGGAGTTGTATCCGGCGGCGGTTTTGACTGATCCAACGGCCACTGATCCGGCCGCCTGGCCGTTTATGCAACAGGTCCGGCAGCTGGCCCCTGTGCCGGCCGGCGATGATCCGGCGGCGGTGGCCCGCCGTTTGGAATGGCGCTATCCGCAGGCAACAGTGGTCGGTAAAGCGGCCAAGCTGTCAGTAACGGAGATTAAACGGCGCTTTGACTCACCCGAAGACGGTGGCGAAGGGCAGCAGCGGCTGCTGGGGCTGAAACCGGCCTTTGTCCGGCCCGGTTTCATTCAGACCGGGAAAAAACTGACAGCCGCCGAAGCGGGGACGCTGCTTCATCTGGTGATGCAGCACATCGATTACCAGGGCGATGTCAGCCCGGCCGGTATTGCCGCTCAGGTGGAAGCCATGGTGCATCGTCAGTTATTGCTGGCTGAGCAGGCGGTTGCCGTGCCGTCAGCCGCCATTGCCGGCTTCTTTAGCGGCGAACTGGGGCTGCGGCTGCGCCACGCCGCCAGGGTCCGGCGTGAACTGCCTTTTAGCATGGTGCTGCCGGCGGGCGAGTTTTATCCCGAACTGGCGGGGCAGGAGGAAGGCATCTTTGTCCAGGGTGTAGTGGATATGCTGTTTGACGAGCCGGACGGATTGGTGCTCGTCGATTATAAAACTGACCGGGGCAAGGATCGGGAAGCGCTGGCCACTCAGTACAGAATTCAGTTGGAACTGTATGCCAGGGCGATGACCGGTATTTTGAAGCTGCCAGTCAAGGAAAAATATATTTATTCGTTCTATCTGGAAGATATTATTTTGGTGGACTAG
- a CDS encoding AAA family ATPase — MRPLALIMQAFGPYADSQTIDFADLKGRSFFLIHGPTGAGKTTILDGICFALYGTASGSQREGKSLRSDYALPELVTEVSFSFALGENRYRIRRHPEQLRPKKRGDGTTRMDAGAELWQENAEPECLLAAGWSDVTQKVEDLLGFKSSQFRQVVLLPQGEFRKLLTANSAERQEILQTLFKTDLYRAIEEKLKQKAQEIKKQFDRQDAEWRWILQEAGLNDREALTDRLAAHREELAVINVAGEAAAGLVRQTQERLTAAQLVAQKFAEQEAVDRKKVELAAKVPVVEEKRQELAQAQKAAELLDAEAALRQGSEDCLALQTAQKQQEQALTAVRQEYRRAELALAAEEGREQERSQAAQQVLLLQQMEEKLNGLNEARQLMTQRQQAEQKATAWREACQSQATALTGLVEEQQAVCQEKAALAAQTAGLEAALREVKYLLDRRLAWDEIRLAAAQAKQRQVATEHGAVRLAESYEAAKSLLAELQENWINGQAALLAAKLEQGSPCPVCGSCRHPRPAVAAQTIPDETVVKRQQMAANALEKELTAAREALAACQAECRSLAERQQEAGTQLGDLVEADPDKLKVRQRDLQRQYEETLAAGRRLPVERQELEQRETARGKAAEALEAAEAAWRQAGQALQAAGAILQEREAAVPAAYRADEALQTARLTAERTARALSERLQQAQQDKARLAAALAKAETSLAYVQDSLSQAETRLATGQAAFDERLRQAGFTSSEVYRQAKKPSEYLTKLQQRLEAFDKEYLIACERAEQTAAAVAGLTVPALEVLAGEAAAAQAAQQELLAKRTTVALQTEREERWLQELTKRETDMAELNASYGLIGRLAEVANGNNDYKLTFQRFVLGALLDDVAEAANERLKMMSRGRYLLQRTMERARKNAAGGLELEVFDNHTGHARPVGTLSGGETFLASLSLALGLADVVQSYAGGVRLDTILVDEGFGTLDPETLDFAIKALLDLQQGGRLVGIISHVPELKERIDARLEISRAARGSRAEFNIG, encoded by the coding sequence ATGAGACCGTTGGCGTTGATCATGCAGGCCTTTGGACCCTATGCCGATAGCCAGACGATTGATTTTGCCGATCTAAAGGGGCGGTCGTTTTTCCTAATTCACGGGCCTACCGGCGCCGGTAAAACAACCATTCTTGACGGCATTTGCTTTGCCTTGTACGGGACGGCCAGCGGTAGCCAGCGGGAGGGGAAATCACTGCGCAGCGACTACGCGCTGCCCGAATTGGTCACCGAAGTGAGCTTTTCCTTTGCGCTAGGGGAAAACCGCTACCGCATCCGGCGCCATCCTGAACAACTGCGGCCTAAAAAGCGGGGTGACGGCACGACACGCATGGATGCCGGTGCCGAGCTATGGCAGGAAAACGCCGAACCGGAGTGCCTGCTGGCGGCCGGCTGGAGTGATGTTACCCAGAAGGTGGAGGATTTGCTGGGGTTTAAAAGCAGTCAATTTCGTCAGGTGGTGCTGCTGCCGCAGGGAGAGTTCCGTAAATTACTGACAGCTAATTCCGCCGAACGGCAGGAGATTTTGCAGACCCTGTTTAAAACCGATTTGTACCGGGCCATTGAAGAAAAGCTGAAACAAAAGGCCCAGGAGATAAAAAAACAGTTTGACCGACAGGATGCCGAATGGCGCTGGATTTTACAGGAAGCGGGTCTGAACGACCGGGAGGCACTGACTGACCGGCTGGCGGCACACCGGGAGGAACTGGCAGTCATAAACGTGGCCGGTGAGGCGGCGGCCGGGCTGGTCCGGCAGACTCAGGAACGGCTCACAGCGGCACAGCTTGTAGCCCAGAAGTTTGCCGAGCAAGAAGCAGTCGACCGAAAAAAAGTCGAGCTGGCGGCCAAGGTGCCTGTGGTGGAGGAAAAGCGGCAAGAGCTGGCCCAGGCACAGAAGGCGGCCGAACTGTTGGACGCGGAAGCCGCTCTGCGTCAGGGCAGCGAGGACTGCTTGGCCTTGCAGACGGCACAAAAGCAGCAGGAACAGGCACTCACGGCAGTGCGCCAGGAATATCGCCGGGCTGAGCTGGCGCTGGCAGCCGAAGAAGGCCGGGAGCAGGAGCGCAGCCAGGCGGCGCAGCAGGTACTGCTGCTGCAGCAGATGGAAGAGAAACTGAACGGGCTGAACGAAGCGCGGCAGCTTATGACGCAGCGCCAGCAGGCAGAACAAAAAGCAACTGCCTGGCGGGAAGCATGCCAGAGCCAAGCGACCGCTTTGACCGGGCTTGTGGAAGAGCAGCAGGCTGTTTGTCAGGAAAAAGCTGCTCTGGCAGCGCAGACTGCCGGACTGGAAGCTGCCCTGCGGGAAGTGAAATACCTGTTGGACAGACGGCTGGCCTGGGATGAAATCCGGCTTGCCGCCGCACAGGCTAAACAGCGGCAGGTCGCGACAGAGCATGGTGCCGTCCGGCTGGCCGAGTCTTACGAAGCAGCCAAAAGCCTGCTGGCCGAGTTGCAGGAGAACTGGATAAACGGACAGGCTGCTTTGCTGGCGGCTAAACTGGAGCAGGGTTCTCCCTGTCCCGTTTGCGGTTCGTGCCGGCATCCCCGGCCGGCTGTGGCGGCGCAGACTATACCGGATGAAACTGTTGTAAAGCGTCAGCAAATGGCGGCAAACGCCCTGGAAAAGGAGCTAACCGCCGCCCGGGAAGCGCTGGCGGCCTGCCAGGCTGAGTGCCGGTCGCTGGCGGAGCGGCAGCAGGAGGCGGGAACGCAGTTAGGAGACCTGGTGGAAGCCGATCCGGACAAGCTTAAGGTCCGGCAGCGGGACCTGCAGCGGCAGTATGAAGAGACGCTGGCGGCTGGCCGCCGGCTGCCGGTAGAGCGGCAGGAACTGGAGCAGCGGGAAACAGCACGAGGTAAAGCGGCAGAGGCGCTGGAAGCGGCGGAAGCAGCCTGGCGTCAGGCCGGACAGGCGCTGCAGGCGGCCGGGGCTATCCTGCAGGAACGGGAAGCGGCGGTGCCGGCGGCTTACCGGGCCGATGAGGCGCTGCAGACGGCCCGGCTCACAGCGGAAAGGACAGCCAGGGCGTTGTCGGAGCGCCTGCAGCAGGCGCAGCAGGATAAGGCGCGGCTGGCAGCGGCGCTGGCTAAGGCGGAAACCTCGCTGGCCTATGTGCAGGACAGTCTGAGCCAGGCGGAAACCCGGCTGGCAACCGGCCAGGCAGCGTTTGACGAGCGGCTGCGCCAGGCCGGATTTACCTCCTCCGAGGTATACCGGCAGGCCAAGAAGCCGTCCGAGTATCTGACGAAATTGCAGCAAAGGCTGGAAGCCTTTGATAAAGAATATCTTATTGCCTGTGAACGGGCTGAACAGACGGCGGCCGCCGTAGCCGGGCTGACTGTTCCTGCTCTGGAGGTTTTGGCCGGTGAAGCGGCGGCGGCGCAGGCCGCCCAGCAGGAATTACTGGCAAAAAGAACGACTGTTGCCCTGCAGACCGAGCGGGAAGAACGGTGGCTGCAGGAACTGACAAAACGGGAGACGGACATGGCCGAACTAAATGCAAGCTATGGACTAATCGGCCGGCTGGCGGAAGTGGCCAATGGCAATAACGATTACAAGTTGACTTTCCAGCGGTTCGTGTTGGGGGCGCTGCTGGATGATGTGGCCGAAGCCGCCAACGAACGGCTGAAAATGATGAGCCGGGGACGGTATCTTTTGCAGCGGACGATGGAACGGGCCCGGAAAAACGCTGCCGGCGGCCTGGAGCTGGAGGTATTTGACAACCATACCGGCCATGCCCGGCCGGTCGGCACCCTGTCAGGCGGTGAGACTTTTTTAGCCTCGCTGTCATTGGCTCTGGGGCTGGCCGATGTGGTCCAGTCTTATGCCGGCGGCGTCCGGCTGGATACTATTCTAGTCGATGAGGGCTTTGGGACACTGGACCCGGAAACGCTGGATTTTGCCATTAAAGCCTTGTTGGATTTGCAGCAGGGCGGCCGGCTGGTCGGCATTATCTCTCATGTTCCCGAATTGAAGGAGCGGATTGACGCCAGGCTGGAAATCAGCCGCGCTGCCAGGGGAAGCCGGGCAGAGTTTAACATAGGATAG